DNA sequence from the Vicia villosa cultivar HV-30 ecotype Madison, WI linkage group LG3, Vvil1.0, whole genome shotgun sequence genome:
CCATCCGGGCCCGGGCTCTTATTACCATCACAAGACTAAATGGCCTCCTTCACTTCCAACTCAAAAAATGGATTATCTAACTCCATTCTTTCTGAACTAGACAAAGTAGTCAAACCAAGATCCTTTGGTTCCGGCCTACACACCTCCGCCTCCTTGAAGAAGCGGTTGAAGTGCTCAAAAATAAAGTCTTTAATTTCAGCAACCTCCTCCAATCTACCCCTCTTGGAATCAAGAGAACACAACGAGTTTCTTCCTTTTCTACTTCCTAAGGAGTTATGGAAAACACGAGAGTTGCGGTCTCCTTCGGAAAGCCAAAGTTTCCTAGACTTTAAACGAAGCAAACCTTCTTTCTTATTGAGATTAACCCTTAAATATTCCACCACCTTAGCCCTCTTTCTAACCACCTCCTCCGAAATTTTACCTGCAAAATGAATAAACTCGTTATCTAAAATGTGCATCTCTTTGCTAGCCTTGTTAATGTTGAGGTCTAACCATCCGTACACCACTTTGTTTCATCAAGAGAGCCTCCCTTTGAGAACTTTCAACTCCTCCACCAAACAAAAATCACCCTTCCCTTTCGCTTGAATCTTTGACCACTCCTCCTCTACGAATTTATTGAAGTCTTTATGTTTCAACCAAGAATTGTTGAACTTAAATGCTTTGGGACCCCAATCCTTCCTATTATCTTTAATCCAAATCGGCGCGTGATCGGATATGTCTCTCCCACCTATGATTTGCCCTGCTACTTTGCAATTATCAATGAAGCTATCCGAAAGCAAGAATATATCAATCTTACTCATTGCTTAACTATTGCTATTAATCCAAGTGAATTTTCCTCCAATTGTGGGAAGATCCACCAAATCCATCTCCTCAATGAATCCCTTAAAACAGCTAATCTCCTTTCTATAACTCCTATTAGAGGCACTGATTCTTTCCTCAATAAATCCCCCTCGCACACACCAAGAGCCTAGTAAGTTGCTTTTTTTAAGTCTATGAGCTTCTTCCAAGTTCTTCTTCTCACCGATTTATCACAAGAGGCATAGACGTTAACCAGATAAATCTTACTACCACCCTTCTCCATACACAGACCCAAATAACCTTCACCTCTGAAACTAtacagcaaagaaaagaaaaatattttccaCATAATTAAAATACCACCCGACGCCCCAATTGCATCCGAGGAAGACCACTCCACTTTATCATCACCCCGCATCTCCTTGACAACTCCCACCTCCAACTCTCTGACCTTAGTTTCCTAAATGAAATTGACATCAGCATCACCTTTCTGAATTTGATACCCAACTCTCTTTCTCTTAATTCTATTTCCCCTCCACTTATGTTAAAAGATAATATAATCATGGATAACATAAATCAGTCCCCTTTTCTACATTATCGCCTTTGGATTCCCTCCTCTTTAATTCCTCTAATCTAGCCAACGGATCGAAATCATTAGATATATTTGTGATACCTAATTTGGTCATGGAGTTCCATAAGCCCTCAGACACATTGCCCAGCGTGCCATTCACAATTCTAATATTGCAGTTTCTAACATCAGAATGAGTTAAGGACTCGCAAGAAAGAGGTATTCCACCAGACAAGTAACTACTTTTAATAAAGAGGGGTTTTGAACCTGGTATAGGCAAAGGCGGTTCCTGGTAGAGGAGGGAGCGGTTTTCCACCAGGTACCCAAAATTCTCCACCTTCGGCCCAAGCTCTAGCACTTCCCTCATCTTTCTCCTCACCTtttttgaattcttcaatctGCAACACTGTTCATCGAAAGATAGTTTCTTGTTGTCCTCTTTACTTGCCAAAACGACATTCTCCTGATTCTGATTGAGCATATGCTTGTTGAAAATCTCTTCTTCATTAAAGTTGGTAACTGGGCCGAATGCTTCAAGGGGCCCAATCCCTATACCTGGCCCATTCTCGTTGGGGCTATTAAATCCCTCACTCTTGTTGCTGTGAATAAAAAACCAGTTGGTCCCACCAAGTTTGCCACCTCATTGtcaaattttaacattttagtTGACTTTATTGTACAGGCTACATTACTAAAAGTATTAGACGAAAGGCTATCGGAAGAGCTAAAATTCGCAATTTTCGATACTGATTATTCGAAATCATGCAACCACATTAAATGCCTTCTGAACCATCACAATTTATCCCAACCTTTTTCAAAAACGTCTATAGTTTCCTTCCTTTTAATGACATTCTTAGAAATTTCACCTTCACTTTCAACTACCCCTTGGGGTTCTGCGCCACCGGAGGACCCTTTCATCTCCACAAACTCTTCTCCCCTTCTACATTGTTCCGATGAAGAGGAACTATCTTCAAATTCACTTGATCAGTTATCTTCACCTAAGGAATCTTCTTTAGATTCAGTTCTCATCGTGACATCTTCAATGACCATCATGCTAATCCACCCTCCATCCATGCAAACCATAACCTTGCTTCTAATAGGTTCCATCGTCTTCGTGAAAACCATGAAGGATAGCACATCTAATCTTTCTAGTTTTTTATCAAGAAAGTCAAAGTTTGCTATAGATCCGATATCGGATAACAAAACTTCTAGAAACCTTACGTTTCTAACATGACAAGGGATTCCATAGACAGAAATCCAGGCTTCTCTATAGCTTTCAACGTCCGTTGGCTTCCACTTCCTCAACTCCTTGAACCACCTGTTCTTCCAATCACCTTCATCTATCCTAAAAAAACATCACTTCTATTTTTCACAACTGTTTTTTGTTTTACAAATTAtaagtttaataattttttaacaatAGGAGTCTTTAAAAACTTATACAATTATCTTGTAGTctattttttcctctttttttcaataactttttttattttttgtaatttatttGAATTCTCATGATAACCTGTTGACATATCTGCGGTCCACACCAGAACTCGTGCGGACGCCCAGGTTTCCCAGTAGTTTCAAATTGAGTTTTACCTTATAGCTTATAACTTTTTTTCGACTTGTACCCTTATGATTTTAACTAAAATCCACTTTTatctattataatttattttaatttaaaataaaataattatgtatgaaATGCAAAGAATATCAAACAATTATTTCATTTGATATTTATCGGCTAGTTGAATAATTTATTTGACCAATTACTTCAATTAGCCTATCAATTATTAGTCATCGTCCATCAACTATAAAATATAAGCTATTAGTCACCAGCATTTTAtcataaactataaactataagctaacTTATCAATCAATCGTTATTTTCGTaaataaatttttgtatttttggtttaACTTTAGAACCTAATTTTTGTTGTCTTCATTAAAAAGTGGACGTTTTTTCTCGtccttacaattttttttttaaagtattctcaatcctttttaaaagtttaattctttaattatttttaaatttttaatatttgaataatttatttttgtaacaatgtttaaaatattataaatttcttCTTAAAAGTTTAGAATTTTAATATGACATTAATTAAATATGATACTTTTTTTCTATTAATACAATTGGGTTTATCTATAAAAAGTATTTATACTATATGAGAATGTAATATTATATAGAATATAATTATATGTATTTGGTCGAAATTgactaattttatataaataaaattttatatttgtagGAAAAGTAATTAATTAtacatataaaataaactctaaaatatataataataataataataataataatatgtataTACTTTGGTCCTCTTGAATTTAGTTGGGTACCGGTATCTTTATCCAATCAAATGCTATTATTCAATAACACATTAtattttacaattattttattttaaaataaatttatattctaaATTAATTTACACTAAACTTACCGACACCCAATTACTTATTAAGGATATCTAAGAATTTACCGTTATATTGAGTTTATTTTTGGCATAAGAGAAAAAGTTATgaaaaaataatagattttgaATGAAAGTTTATTAAAATCTTGGAATTTAGGGGATGTTTATTTcatctttaaaaaataaatgttttctttgtattttggaaaatagattttacaaaaccgatttttaaattattacaaatttttttatattggtcTTTTATAAAATGAAACACTACTTTTAACatcatataacataaatataaattattgaagaccaaaatcaaattaaaatcacaaattaatcaaaaaattatatttcaaaaatgatatttttgaaaatctatttgaaatagctttaaaattaaagaattttttaaaattttaaggcaAATACTCTTTTTAGTCCCGTATGTTAATCTCgaagttcattttggtccctaaaCTTCAAAAAGtctcatattggtcccttaactcttcaaaaggtgtcattttaatactttttgtcatattagcgaccgatttagcgaccaatttttgagttttttcatcgctaatttgataaaattaaaagactaaaatgacacattttgaagagttaagggaccaatatgaaacttttttaagttaagggaccaaaatgaacctcgaGGTTAACATACGGGACTAAAAAGGTATTTTGCCAAATTTTAATATCCaaaaaatttttattaaaaagatgaaatacctaaaataacattttaagaattACTATTCAAactgtatttttatttaaaacttttatgaaaatgttttttttttaatttatttttatacaaaattatataacactataaaagttatttaaaaaaaatatcaaaacaaacaTGCCCTTAGTCTCGTTCTTATTCATTAATTATTCTATTCTATGGATAAAGTCTTGACCATTATTTTTACTATGTATATTTATAGTAAAGTTATTCttctatatataaaaaataaaaaaagggaaaagaaataaCAAAAAGTAATATGTTACTCTAAAATGACCATAAATCCAGCCTATAAATAATGTGAGTAATGCTTGATGATCTCAAACTCCATATCAAAATCAAACATATTGAAATTAGGATGTCAGAGAAGAATTATGTTTCTCTCTTTGTGTCTTCAGTTGTTGTTTTAGGGTTGTTAATGACAACATTGAAAGCAAACCAAATTGATGACATCTCATGCGTTACAGCTATATGGTACGTGATGCCATGTGTTCCTTATTTGAAGGATTCTGCACCAGGAACACCATCTAGTAGTTGTTGTGCAGGAGTAAATAATCTATTACAAAAGGCTGATACAACTCAAGTTCGAAGAAATGTATGTCAATGTCTCAAAGATGCTTCATCAAAATTTGGAGCTGATTCTCAGAAATCTAAACAACTCCCACAGCTTTGTAACATTACTGTGTCATTTCCCTTTGATCCTAAAGTTGATTGCAACTCGTAAGTTTTTATTCTACTTTCCTTACTAAATTCACATGCACCTATAAATGTTTGTTcttctatataattttttttcccaattttgtaTAGGATTCCATGAATCTACAAATGGGTCAGAAGTCAGATCATGAAGAAAACTCGATCAACTACATAGAAGATTACATTAATAAGCAATGTGAAATATTGTAACAACTTCATAAAGTTGAATATGTTTCCTAATTATaagaaaaatagaataatatatCTTTATTGtccctttttctttcaatttctaATTTTTAATATGCATTTTCATCTTAAGAGATTTTGAGTATTTAAAATGTTGTAACTGGTTAACACGGAGTGTAATCAGTTACATGCATTAAAAATAGGTCAAATAAACTAGGAAAAAAGTGTTGTTTTTATAGTTGTTTAATCGGTTACACATTCGCAGTAACTAGTTGCATCTGATagtgttttttctgttttttgtCAGCTGTAACCTATTACAAATTTTGTGTAATTGGTTACAGTCTGATATTTTGCTTTTCTCTtatttgttttgatgtttttgtaTCCCAATGACTTGTATATATACCTTAGAGGTATGTTTGTAATTGATAATGAATGAAATAGAAAACTCTCACCCTcaattatctctctctctctaaccctcctctctctctctcactctctctttctCCACACACTCAAACCATCCATTGTTTACCAATCTTATGATTTAATGTTCTAACATTTGATATCAAGAGCATGGTTCAATCCACCAAACACCTAGTGTGTAACATGAATTATTTCTCCAATGaaagaatccccataaacctacCAACCCTTAATGTGAAGAACTACGACAAATGGTGCAAGTAAATGAAGGTGTTGTTTGGCTaccaagatgttcttgaagtgatcaagaaCGGGGTGAATTCACTTTTCGAAGGTACAACAAATGCACAACGAGCAataaggaagaaaagaagaaagagttAAAGTCGTTGTTCTTGATCCACCAATGTATGGATAGTGACAACTTCGAAAAGGTTGGTGATTACGAATCACCGAAGCAAGCATGGGAAATTCTGGAAAAGGAATATGTTGGAGCTAATAAAGAGAAAGTGGCGAGGTTAAAAACTCACAAACATCAGCTTGAATTAATTCAAATGGAAGAAAAGGAGACAAGCAACGATTATGTGACGCAAAATACTCGATTAATGAACCAAATCAAGGCGTATAAAGAAATTGCTATTAATCAGAATGTTGTGTCGAAGATCTTGCATTCTTTGATGACAAGTGCAATACGGTGAACTGACAAGTGCAATACGAtgacaagagtcgccaccgacttttattttatccaatttaatagaaaggctaaaagaacatgaaaagaccttttaaaaagattttgagttcggggggtaatttatacaaacgGAAGGTTtaagacaccctttgcatccatggttttccatgggctcttaattgcttagctcactttgaaatgtttaaaaatgtttgcagtgaataaagaaaaagatttgaataaggactttagcttgtaaataaacgtagcctttttgaaggtttttgataaaagGATAAAagttgaatttaaaccagagcaagcaattaggaggtaattaccaTTAAAGTTAAAAAGGttattttagcctttcagggctatccataccataagagggtaggaagtccttttattggaggttgaaggatcatcgagatatcattcgccataaaactatccctgccataaagagggcaggtagtctaagggaaggataaaatagtcattttaggcaaccaatgaggacacctcagcaatcgaaagggactatcatcatcatattgtaggcaacctcgagggacgagatcatataaccgaaggcaacatcgaagggacttatgatctttagtgatgagaatgaactgagggcaacatttgctgaggcatcctTGTATCctagggacttgactattctgtaaaAACAAGGTAACAAGGCAGCAaataacaaggcaacaggcaacaagaggggttgcctttaaaggtgtgtgggtgcacaatcacgtggttgattcagatatattatcttgtaaattagttattctaaattcaattcgaggttttcacgccctaatttactaaccacgcagttataatacAGAGAATAAAGCagcaaaataaaaccctaattactattacaacctcagagcagttacataataaggcaACAAAATAGCTTGTGGGCAAACCACAAGAAAGGAAATAATTAAATAGATgataagtttagggttaccacaagGTTTGAACTTTAATCGAtatggttaaccctgaaaattaggcacaaagaagagaaatgttagtgcattacagattcattgactattgatgcaaaccctattttaatccaaaaggaaaaataaaaaaataaaaaataaaatgatgttaaacaaaagaattagaaacttagcttcttgATCTGGTGCGGCgtgtggctgaaggatcttggttaaccctgaaaattaggcacaaagaagagaaatggttagtgcattaaagatcgacaACCCTGAGTTACCGGGATAGATCAGGGTTAGGAaccattaaataatttaaaaataatttaaataatgccaaaattaaagaaaagtcgaaagttcgatttaatatatcaattaaataattattggattaaatcttaattatttaattgattaaaagtatttatgaaaataaaattgaattttaaaaaaacaaaacaattatcaatagaattataaaaaatcgaactttcgataaaaagaaataaataaaataaacaatataaaaaatataaattttggtaaataaataaaaggttttttttttataataaatatttgataaacaaaagaaaataaataataaaacaaaactatgtaattaaaaataaaataaaaattggaaaaactTAGCTTTGATCCTGTGTGGCATGCTGGTGAGGGTCTTTGGTGGAGTTGCGTGTCTTGATGCATTGGATGGATTACTGAAACAATCTGATGGCTGGGAGGATGAAGGCGCATGATAAGCCATAAGAGAGAAGCGCATAGGAACCTGCaggaaaatgttttgaaaaataatatgttGGGGTCAGGGATCAAACCCCTACCCCTATGGTGGTGATATGGCGCGCCTTTACCACTTAGCCGATTCATGTTAGCTGTTTATTGGATGCAATtgataaaatatatgaaaaaacaaGTTATGTTGGTCTAAAAAAAGCGCGTGAATTGAATGCTCCAATCCCAGGGTGACACGCCgtcatcttcttcaattgaaaCCTGCAAACGGCTTTTTACAGCGCTCTTTTGCAGAGTGCTATAAAAACTCCAACCTATAACACCTGCCAAACGCCAAATCGCACATACGTgcacaaaaataaaaactaaaaccaCCGTTGGCTTCGTCTTGGCCATCCGAATCTATCCATACCAGAATCAAGACCTGATTCTTGCTAAAACACAAAGCCCTAATCGGAAACCCTAAAACTCGTTTATGGCTAACATCTTCAATCAAGCCCAATAATGTAATTAAAGCTCCAGATAGTATCAACACATCATTAtgaacacatatatgcaaccAATTTCCACaaataatgtatgaatgatcctaatcGAACTCAAGTTTGAGAGCTACATACCGTGACTTAGAGGAGAGATTTCTGGGGGTATTGATGTCGAGTGATGATCCAAAAAGCTTCAGTGAACTTCCAAGAACGTGAATTAATGCTTAGAATTCCTTGAATTGTCCTTCAAATCCAGAATCACGTTTCCActtttcttgaaattttttgAAGCTCTTTCGTTCTTGGCTGCAGAAAAAACCTCCCACTAGGGGTCTGCACTTGTTCTCCTTTTATAATGGAATGAATTAGGTCAATAGTTTTGGACCAAAtctcctttgaatcaaatattggaaGTTTGGAAAATTGGATTTGTAAATGTTTCCAATTTTGCTTCAATTCCAATCCAATCTTCTTGATCTTATTTTGCACGAAATTTCCTTGTTTATGAGGCTTAAATGATGATTGGAATTGgttgataattaaaattaaatcaaatctctTCACAATTTTTCCAAATCTTTGATTTCCATccattttttaatgaataaaattcactaaaaaaatcaaataatgattaaaaattcGTGGCATTCAGATTGAGGCTTCTAGATGACCtgtatagcaagattggatcttaaattcatgggcctatttgcaaaaaaaatcatttggaagccttttatttcacatttttttctttaaaatgatccaactttgacaaggcatatctccctcaatttttaagatatggaggagttctatgactttttggaaacctcaagatgtcctctacaagccactttggaagctttttttcatttgaagattttatcttgatgatatgggctttgacaaaaaactgcttttggttgactttcaaaaaggacctataatatcttgatccatatctctcaaattaagaatttttggacttggcttgtgagagacaaatttgtagagaattcaatt
Encoded proteins:
- the LOC131659230 gene encoding uncharacterized protein LOC131659230; its protein translation is MSKIDIFLLSDSFIDNCKVAGQIIGGRDISDHAPIWIKDNRKDWGPKAFKFNNSWLKHKDFNKFVEEEWSKIQAKGKGKISEEVVRKRAKVVEYLRVNLNKKEGLLRLKSRKLWLSEGDRNSRVFHNSLGSRKGRNSLCSLDSKRGRLEEVAEIKDFIFEHFNRFFKEAEVCRPEPKDLGLTTLSSSERMELDNPFFELEVKEAI
- the LOC131656826 gene encoding non-specific lipid-transfer protein-like; amino-acid sequence: MSEKNYVSLFVSSVVVLGLLMTTLKANQIDDISCVTAIWYVMPCVPYLKDSAPGTPSSSCCAGVNNLLQKADTTQVRRNVCQCLKDASSKFGADSQKSKQLPQLCNITVSFPFDPKVDCNSIP